Proteins encoded within one genomic window of Kibdelosporangium phytohabitans:
- a CDS encoding tetratricopeptide repeat protein produces the protein MRITDELEDPPRDLPPDGGELTGRAAEVAEIIRIATEPGKHVVALSGFGGVGKSALAVHTAHQLSAQFPDGQLFADLRGADAHEVLGRFLQALGVPAADVPAGTADRTEQYRSATAGKRMIVLLDNARNEQQVLPLLPGGEDNLVMITTRSRLTGLADAASIELAFLTVDAGVELLSRVIGDDRTLAQRPQAEQIVQLCGGLPLAVRAAGAKLVANPDWPLESLVVRLSDEHRRLDELTVGDLAIRSSLGLAYAELDEHQRRAFHLLSVLDLPNFGWWPVVPLLDVSPAEARAVVEHLVDLRLLEVAGTDALGRVRYRMHDLVQLFGAEQHESGVGMPAAVARTLATWMVLIDESSRDLPRVTVELRQVALPDVQVDPALIEDVRADRDEWLKAESAAVVRMVERAYELRINYTTIVSLVSLLAVPFAARNEFDEWQRTQEIALEVTGAVRDRAAEAVALAGLGQLHAEKDDFPAAITHFREAALLAAVIGDDNTFAAALVGMGTVHRELAVTDAAVIDLGTAAVLAEEIGHLGVVAAANYGLGAISRDKGDIAAATTQFQRCIEVYRKAGDQRGAAMSLRGLSLCHRAIGEYAAAADLAAQSAGILDELGDDLGAAYARQSWAKAALRTGEHAQAAETLAQCLDTCTRRHDRFGMALVTRTLGEVHLAAGDHATARQTLTTALALWAELDLPLWQARTLRDLAAATVTEDPAAAEQLWSQARALIHGTEARESAELAATTPAGWLATVLES, from the coding sequence GTGCGCATCACCGATGAACTCGAGGATCCCCCGCGCGACCTGCCGCCCGACGGCGGCGAGCTGACCGGGCGGGCCGCCGAGGTCGCCGAGATCATCCGGATCGCCACCGAACCGGGCAAGCACGTGGTCGCCCTGTCCGGGTTCGGCGGCGTGGGCAAGTCCGCGCTGGCCGTCCACACCGCGCACCAGCTCAGCGCCCAGTTCCCCGACGGCCAGCTGTTCGCCGACCTGCGCGGCGCCGACGCGCACGAAGTCCTCGGCCGGTTCCTCCAGGCGCTCGGCGTCCCGGCGGCCGACGTCCCGGCCGGCACGGCCGACCGGACCGAGCAGTACCGGTCAGCCACCGCGGGCAAGCGCATGATCGTACTGCTCGACAACGCCCGCAACGAACAGCAGGTGCTGCCGCTGCTGCCCGGCGGCGAGGACAACCTGGTCATGATCACCACGCGGTCCCGGCTGACCGGGCTGGCCGACGCCGCGTCGATCGAACTGGCGTTCCTCACCGTGGACGCCGGGGTCGAGCTGCTCAGCCGCGTGATCGGCGACGACAGGACACTGGCCCAGCGCCCGCAGGCCGAACAGATCGTCCAGCTCTGCGGCGGCCTGCCGCTCGCGGTCCGCGCGGCCGGGGCGAAGCTGGTGGCCAACCCGGACTGGCCGCTGGAGTCACTCGTCGTCCGGCTGTCCGACGAGCACCGCAGACTGGACGAGCTGACTGTCGGCGACCTGGCGATCCGCTCCAGCCTCGGCCTGGCGTACGCCGAACTCGACGAGCACCAGCGCCGCGCGTTCCACCTGCTGTCCGTGCTCGACCTGCCGAACTTCGGCTGGTGGCCGGTGGTGCCGCTGCTGGACGTGTCCCCCGCCGAAGCCAGGGCCGTCGTCGAGCACCTCGTCGACCTGCGGCTGCTCGAAGTGGCAGGCACCGACGCGCTCGGCCGGGTCCGTTACCGCATGCACGACCTGGTCCAGCTGTTCGGCGCCGAACAGCACGAATCCGGCGTCGGCATGCCCGCCGCGGTCGCCCGCACCCTGGCCACGTGGATGGTGCTGATCGACGAGAGCAGCCGTGACCTGCCCCGGGTCACGGTCGAGCTGCGCCAGGTGGCGTTGCCGGACGTCCAGGTCGACCCGGCGTTGATCGAGGACGTGCGCGCCGACCGGGACGAGTGGCTCAAGGCGGAGTCGGCCGCGGTCGTGCGCATGGTCGAACGTGCCTACGAGCTGCGGATCAACTACACCACGATCGTGTCCTTGGTGTCGTTGCTCGCGGTGCCGTTCGCGGCGCGCAACGAGTTCGACGAGTGGCAGCGGACGCAGGAGATCGCGTTGGAGGTCACCGGCGCGGTCCGCGACCGCGCCGCCGAAGCCGTCGCCCTCGCCGGGCTCGGCCAGCTGCACGCCGAGAAGGACGACTTCCCGGCCGCGATCACCCACTTCCGCGAGGCCGCCCTGCTCGCAGCCGTGATCGGCGACGACAACACGTTCGCCGCCGCGCTCGTCGGCATGGGCACTGTCCACCGTGAACTCGCCGTGACCGACGCGGCGGTCATCGACCTGGGCACGGCCGCCGTCCTGGCTGAGGAGATCGGCCACCTCGGCGTGGTCGCGGCCGCGAACTACGGCCTCGGCGCGATCAGCCGCGACAAGGGCGACATCGCCGCGGCCACCACCCAGTTCCAGCGCTGCATCGAGGTGTACCGGAAGGCCGGCGACCAGCGTGGCGCCGCGATGTCGTTGCGTGGCCTGAGCCTCTGCCACCGCGCGATCGGCGAGTACGCCGCCGCTGCGGACCTGGCCGCCCAGTCGGCCGGCATCCTCGACGAGCTCGGCGACGACCTCGGCGCCGCCTACGCCCGGCAGTCGTGGGCGAAGGCCGCGCTGCGGACAGGCGAGCACGCACAAGCCGCTGAGACCCTCGCCCAGTGCCTGGACACCTGCACCCGCAGGCACGACCGTTTCGGCATGGCGCTCGTGACCCGCACGCTCGGCGAGGTCCATCTCGCCGCTGGCGACCACGCGACGGCACGGCAGACGCTCACGACGGCACTGGCGCTGTGGGCCGAGCTGGACCTGCCGCTGTGGCAGGCCCGGACGCTGCGTGACCTCGCGGCAGCGACCGTCACCGAAGACCCAGCCGCTGCCGAACAGCTCTGGTCACAGGCGCGTGCGCTCATCCACGGCACCGAAGCCCGCGAGTCCGCGGAACTGGCGGCCACGACTCCAGCGGGATGGCTGGCCACAGTCCTCGAGTCATGA